A stretch of the Panicum virgatum strain AP13 chromosome 9N, P.virgatum_v5, whole genome shotgun sequence genome encodes the following:
- the LOC120688198 gene encoding uncharacterized protein LOC120688198 — translation MPVGFLDPELMSLSNITSNKFYVVDYLGKALNHYAKKEIIMFPHNPGGHWILVVIIPKWSKVLCFDSLRSKARDHTLLKEVIDEALHSYPVRGKGSKSMTHVSKFPDFEALTNPIDQYVMVKIRERIASFIISQVINPNGEFHCDNPGLNYV, via the exons ATGCCTGTGGGCTTTCTTGATCCTGAGCTAATGTCCCTGTCAAACATAACATCTAACAAATTTTATGTGGTGGATTATTTGGGAAAGGCCCTCAATCATTATGCTAAGAAGGAGATAATTATGTTTCCACATAACCCCGGTGGCCACTGGATTTTAGTGGTAATTATTCCAAAGTGGAGCAAGGTTTTGTGCTTCGATTCACTCAGGTCCAAGGCACGTGATCATACCTTGTTGAAAGAAGTAATTGATGA GGCACTTCATTCATACCCAGTCAGGGGGAAGGGAAGTAAGAGCATGACACATGTCTCCAAGTTTCCA GATTTTGAAGCTTTGACAAATCCCATCGACCAATATGTAATGGTCAAGATTCGAGAAAGGATTGCCTCCTTCATAATATCCCAGGTGATCAACCCGAATGGAGAGTTTCACTGCGACAATCCAGGTCTTAATTACGTTTGA